Genomic DNA from Chloroflexia bacterium SDU3-3:
CGCGCCAAGGCCGACTCGGTCAAGCGCATCATCCACCCGCTGATGGGCTCGCTGGCGTTCGAGCACACCATCCTGCAGGCGGTCGCCGCGCCCGGCCTGAAGGTGATGGTGTGCGCACCGCTGCCCGGCACCGACACGATGGAGAAGATCCAAGAGCTGCTAGAGATAGCCCAAGCGCAGGGCATATAGCGCCCGCCACACCCCAGCGCCGCACGCACACGGCCCGCCACACTGGTGTGTGGTGGGCCGTGCGCGTTGTGGGGCAAAAGCGGGCTACGCCCCGATGGTGTCCAGCTCGGCCACATCCTCGGGGGCGAGCACGAGCGCGGCGGCGGCCACGTTCTCGCGCAGGTGCGCCACCGACGAGGTGCCCGCGATCAGCAGGATGTTGGGCGAGCGCTGCAGCAGCCAGGCCTGCGCCACCGCCATGGGCGTGGCCCCCAGGCGCGCCGCCACCGCGCTCAGCGCCTCCGACTGCAGCGGCGAGAAGCCGCCCAGCGGGAAGTACGGCACGTAGGCGATGCCCTGCTGGTTCAGCTGGTCGATCAGCGCGTCGTCGGTGCGGTTGGCCAGATTGTAGAGGTTCTGCACGCACACCACCGGCGCGATCGCTAGGCACTCGGCCACCTGCTCGGCGTTCACCGTGCTCAGCCCCAGGTGGCGGATGAGGCCCTGCTTCTGCAGGTCGGCCAGCACGCCAAACTCCTCGGCGATCGACCCCGGCTCGGGCGCACCCAGGCCACCCATGCGCAGGTTGACCACCTCCATCTGCTCTAGGCCCAGGTTGCGCAGGTTGTCGTGCACGGCCTCGCGCAGCTCGCGCGGGCTGCGGGCGTG
This window encodes:
- a CDS encoding oxidoreductase — protein: MTQTYRDLPAAAAGTFTMAPGLTVNRIGYGAMQLAGPGVFGPPADRAAAVAVLREALALGIDHIDTSDFYGPHVTNQIIKEALYPYPEGLHIVTKVGARRDEQGGWPHARSPRELREAVHDNLRNLGLEQMEVVNLRMGGLGAPEPGSIAEEFGVLADLQKQGLIRHLGLSTVNAEQVAECLAIAPVVCVQNLYNLANRTDDALIDQLNQQGIAYVPYFPLGGFSPLQSEALSAVAARLGATPMAVAQAWLLQRSPNILLIAGTSSVAHLRENVAAAALVLAPEDVAELDTIGA